Proteins from a single region of Centropristis striata isolate RG_2023a ecotype Rhode Island chromosome 9, C.striata_1.0, whole genome shotgun sequence:
- the LOC131977978 gene encoding complement C1q tumor necrosis factor-related protein 7 → MNSCQLWDLKMWALMGVVCLCHCVFGQLFETKLKGAPRLICSVPGSPGLPGKPGPSGPPGADGNVGIPGRDGRDGRKGEKGEKGEPGLKGRVGPTGKIGGRGDRGPAGKRGPTGENGGVGLPGSTGREGEKGDKGQRGPRGTPGICKCGSLLPKSAFSVGITSSYPAEKIPIKFNKILFDEGGHYNPQTGKFICAFPGIYYFSYDITLANKHLAIGLVQNGQYRIKTFDANTGNHDVASGSTVIYLNPEDEVWLEIFFNDQNGLFADPGWADSLFSGFLIYADTNYFDTLAEDYA, encoded by the exons ATGAATAGCTGCCAACTGTGGG ATTTGAAGATGTGGGCGTTGATGGGAGTAGTCTGTCTGTGCCACTGTGTCTTTGGACAGCTGTTTGAGACCAAACTGAAAGGAGCACCACGTCTGATCTGCAGTGTCCCCGGGTCACCGGGCTTGCCTGGCAAACCTGGTCCCAGTGGTCCCCCAGGAGCAGATGGGAATGTGGGTATCCCGGGAAGAGATGGCAGAGATGGCAGGAAGGGTGAAAAGGGAGAAAAGGGAGAACCAG GGTTGAAAGGCAGAGTTGGACCAACAGGTAAGATTGGTGGTCGAGGTGATCGTGGCCCTGCAGGGAAACGAGGCCCTACAGGAGAGAACGGCGGTGTTGGTTTACCTGGTTCTACAGGCCGCGAAGGAGAGAAAGGAGACAAGGGACAAAGAGGACCACGTGGAACTCCAGGAATCTGCAAGTGTGGCAGCCTGTTGCCTAAATCTGCCTTCTCAGTGGGGATCACCAGCAGCTACCCTGCTGAGAAAATCCCCATAAAGTTCAACAAGATCCTGTTTGATGAGGGTGGACACTACAACCCACAGACGGGAAAGTTCATCTGTGCATTCCCAGGCATTTATTATTTCTCCTATGACATTACGCTGGCCAACAAACACCTTGCCATTGGTCTGGTGCAGAATGGTCAGTATCGGATTAAAACCTTTGATGCCAACACAGGGAACCACGACGTAGCATCAGGGTCTACTGTGATATACCTGAACCCAGAAGATGAGGTGTGGCTGGAGATCTTCTTCAATGATCAGAATGGTTTATTTGCAGACCCAGGCTGGGCTGACAGCTTGTTCTCTGGATTTCTTATCTATGCAGACACAAACTATTTTGACACACTGGCAGAGGACTATGCATAG